One window of Mixophyes fleayi isolate aMixFle1 chromosome 3, aMixFle1.hap1, whole genome shotgun sequence genomic DNA carries:
- the LOC142143700 gene encoding uncharacterized protein LOC142143700 — protein sequence MEEIASPVCSVTEELEHDSQSLTFSPVDSLVHEDAATRFEMLQQAFPNLQVPTTEGEGPSQARVPSTGTSLPTQLVHGLPEQATRFHSITDFARKMEGRQETSRRNMEDRVQRIGDSVDRLTSVVEEVRSSRNTTNSLLERLITVHSEMSASIQVNNNLQTRMAAAMEQNTAVYYQMNQSMAQMHMLQQQQTMHLQMLSMHVMNISEELRLRRVQGNVSVPLADWNISGFVPATPQQRTSSALHTPVVEVRRAELARRKLLQEHPEEEIINPVSSEEEG from the exons ATGGAAGAAATAGCATCTCCTGTCTGCTCAGTAACCG AGGAATTAGAACATGACAGTCAATCACTGACATTTTCGCCAGTTGACAGTTTGGTCCACGAAGATGCTGCAACAAGATTTGAGATGCTACAGCAAGCCTTCCCCAACCTTCAAGTTCCAACCACCGAAGGGgaaggtccatctcaagcaagggtaccttccacaggcaccagtcttccaacaCAACTGGTGCACGGTCTGCCAGAACAAGCCACTCGGTTTCATTCCATCACAGACTTTGCCAGaaagatggaaggaaggcaggaaacATCTCGCCGAAATATGGAAGACAGAGTTCAGAGAATTGGTGACTCGGTAGACCGTTTAacgtctgttgtggaagaggtacgAAGCTCCCGTAATACCACCAATTCGTTACTGGAGCGACTCATCACAGTGCACAGTGAAATGTCAGCATCTATTCAAGTAAATAACAACTTACAAACGCGAATGGCTGCTGCAATGGAGCAGAATACAGCAGTGTATTACCAGATGAATCAATCCATGGCACAGATGCATATGCTACAACAACAacagacaatgcatctgcaaatgCTGTCAATGCATGTAATGAATATCAGTGAAGAGCTGAGACTCCGGCGAGTACAGGGTAATGTTTCAGTCCCATTAGCCGATTGGAACATTTCTGGATTTGTTCCCGCAACACCACAGCAGAGGACGTCATCTGCACTACACACCCCCGTGGTGGAAGTAAGAAGAGCGGAGTTAGCAAGGAGGAAATTGTTACAGGAACATCCAGAAGAGGAAATCATCAACCCCGTCTCATCTGAGGAAGAAGG GTAA